The Pan troglodytes isolate AG18354 chromosome 6, NHGRI_mPanTro3-v2.0_pri, whole genome shotgun sequence genomic sequence GAAGGAGAACCTGAGGAGGCTGTGTGGGAAGAATGGagaaattcaggctgggtgcggtggctcacacctgtaatcccagaactttgggaggccaaggcaggcggatcacttgaggccaggagtttgagaccagcctggccaacatggtgaaaccctgtctctactaaaagtacacaattgagctgggcattatggcaggcacctgtaatcccagctacctgagaggctgaggcagaagaataaatggaatccaggagatggatgttgcagtgagctgagattgcaccactacactccagcctgggtgacaaagcaagattctgtgtcaaaacaaaacaaaacaaaaaaggagggaCTCAGAGAGCCAGGGACCAGGGAAGGACATGAAGCAGTGTtcggaggacagagagagagaagaatggggaggggaaggagcggCACATGGGGTTGAGCAGAGGAGAAACTCAGAAAGATGGCTTAGAGAAGAAAGCAGTCTGCGAGTctggggaggatggagagtggTTTGGGGTTTGGGGTCGGGGTCTAAGGTGATCAGATGCAGAAGCATTACACGGTGGCCTGGTTTCTTTACTCAGCCCCTGGGGTAGATCCCAGCCCCCCATGTAGGTCCCTTGgctggaaaaggaagagggagtggTCAGATGAATCTGCGGAGGAGCCGGAGAAGGAGCTCGCCCCTGAGCCTGAGGAGACCGGGGTAGTGGAGACGATGTGTGGGCTCACGATGAAGCTGAAGCAACAGCGAGTGTCACCCATCCTCCCTGAGCACCACAAGGACTTCAACAGTCAGCTTGGTAGGAGGACACCCCAGAGAGCACCTCCAATCCTGTTCTTTCTAAAAAGAGGAAACTTCCAATAACCACACTTTTCCAATGGGAAAGATACGCCCCCAGTGGGTGAGCTCTCCACGCAGGAGGACTCAGAAGTGATCACTCATGAGGGACACTTAGGAGACGATAGAGGACTAGGCTAGACTTAATAAAGTTTGGCGCTTGGGATGAGAAAGCTTGGtttcgggccaggtgcagtggctcacgcctgagatcctagcacgttgggaggctgaggcaagaggattgcttgagctcaggactttgaggctgcagtgagctatgactgcaccactgcactccagcctgggtgacagagcaaaaccctgtgtcaaaagaaaaacgaaggccgggtgtggtagctcatgcctgtaatcccattactttgggaggctgagatgggtggatcacttgaggtcagttgttCGAGACCAACCAGACCAATATAGCGAAACCTCATttatactaacaatacaaaaattagccaggcatgcctgttatcccagctactcaggaggctgagacaggataatcgcttgaacccaggtggaagAGGTTGCtttgagccaagatagcgccactgcattccactctgggtgagagagtaagacgctgtctcaaaaaaaaaaaaaaaaaaagaaggaaggaagggcccaGAAGTCAGGAAGGAGCATGTGAGGAGGGTGTGTGGGAAGAATGGAGGTActgaggcagggtgcagtggctcacacctgtaatcccagcactttgggaggccaggcaggcagatcacttgaggccaggagttggagaccagcctggccaacatggtgaaaccctgtctcttctagaagcacaaaaatgagctgggcattctggtgggcacctgtaatcccagctacttgggaggcttaggcaggagaatcactggaacccaggaggcagaggttgcagtgagccaagatcgcaccactacactccagcctaggccacaaagGAAGACTgtttctcaacaacaacaataacaacaaaaaaaaaaaaaaaaaaaaaaaaagggactcaGAGAGCCAGGGACCAGGGAAGGATATGAGGAAGTGTTCTGAGGACAGAGAAATGGGAgaatggggaggagaaggagcgGCACATGGAGCTCAGCAGAGGagacagacagaaggaaagaTGGCTTGGAGAAGCCAGCAGTCTGCGAGGctggggaggatggagagtggTTTGGGGTTTTGGGTCGGGCTCTAGTGTGATCAACTGCAGAAGCATTACACCGTGGCCTGGTTTCTTTACTCAGCCCCTGGGGTAGATCCCAGCCCCCCGCATAGGTCCTTTTGCTGGAAAAGGAAGATGGAGTGGTGGGACGAATCTGAGGAGTCGGAGGAGGAGCTACGGAAGGTGCTCGCCCCTGAGCCTGAGGAGATCTGGGTGGCGGAGATGCTGTGTGGCCTCAAGATGAAGCTGAAGAGACGGCGAGTGTCGCTTGTGCTCCCTGAGCACCACGAGGCCTTCAACAGGCTGCTTGGTAGGAGGACACCCCAGAGAGAACCTCCAATCCTGTTCTTTCCAAAAACAGGAAACTTCCAATAACCACACTTTTCCAATGGGAAAAATATGCCCCAGTGGGTGAGCTCTCCATGTGGGAGGAATGTGAAGTGATCACTCATGAGGGACACTTAGGAGATGATAAAGGATTAGGTCAACTTGATAAAGGTCAGCGCTTGGGATAAGAAAGCTTCGtttcgggccaggcgcggtggctcccgcctgagatcccagcacgttgggaggctgaggcaagatgattgcttgaactcaggactttgaggctgcagtgagctatgactacaccactgcactccagcctgggtgacagagcaaaaccctgtctcaaaagaaaaaccaaggctgggcacagtagctcatgcatgtaatcccagctactcgggaggctgagacaggagaattgcttaaacctgggaggcagaggttgcagtgagccaagatcaggccactgcattccagcctggcccacagagcaagactctgtctcaaaataaattaataaataaataaaaataaaaatccaagaaaaacaaaatcaataaacaaagaaagtggtttcagcTGTGCCCTCTGAAACTTAATGTCTCTTACTGACTTTTCTAAACCTAAGTGTCTCCATCCATAGTGGGGGATACCAAGGCCATGGTCACACCCTGATGTGACTGTCTCATGACGAAATGATGGGAATTCCTCTATGACTCTGCAGTGGTCCCTCCGTGTCTGCTGGAGGGGGTCCTGGCTGATTCCCAGCTCTACATCCTGTAGATTCTCACACCCAGGGCCTCCTTCGGCCTCTTCTCAGGGGAGTCTCAGAGCAGGAGCCTCTCTCCCTTGCCCAGTGAAagtcattctcccctctcccatccacCTCACCTGCGGCCACAATCCTGAGACTTCCCCCCGGGAGGCACACTTCTCCTCGCTGCCCTGCTGCTCCCACGGAAACCCTGTCCTGCTTCTCACACTGACATCTGCTCTCTAATCACAGAGGATCCTGTCATTAAAAGATTCCTGGCCTGGGACAAAGATCTGAGGGTGTCGGACAAGGTAAGGTTGTTCTCCATGTAACTGTTCCTGTTCCAACGCATGGCTGGGGGGGGGCGCAGCTTCCAAACCCACAGTtctccctccaccacctcccaccagatgctcctacagtcttttttttttttttttttttgtgagacagagtcttgctctgttgcccaggctggagggcagtgtctcgatcttgactcactgcagccgatgcctcccgggttcaagcgattctcctgcctcagcctccaagcagctgggattacagacatgaaccaccacgcctggctaatttttgtgtttttagtagaaacggggttttgccatgttggccaggttggtcctgaacacctgacctcaggcgatccacccgccttggcctcccaaagtgctaagattatagacgtcagccactgtgcccgaccagcTCCCACAGTCTTGAGTCTTGGcacccacaaattttttttttgtgagacagagtctagctctgctccccaggatggagtgcagtggcatgatcatagctcattgcagcctctaattcctgggctcaagcaatcttctttcctcagcctcctgaggagctcggagtaggcacatgccaccatgctcaactaatttttgaaatgtttgtagaaacagggtctcactatgttgcccaggttgttctccaACTgttgggctcacatgatcctcctgtctccacctctcaaagtactgggatcacaggcttgagccgccACTCCCGGCTATTCTTGGTCTTTTTATGATTTGTCAGCATCTCCCTCAGGATTCTGCTGGTCTCTTGCAGAGTGAATGAGTGGCCCCTGCCTCTCCTATGGGTCCTTTGGGATCTGAGCTCTGGGCCACAGTCTGGCCACAGCCCTGAAGCTCCTGGCCCCTCTACTCTCAGCTCTTTGGGACAGTTCTCTGCCTGGCACACAAATGACCCTCCTGACACCAGCCGACCTAGACACACCCCCTCCAAAGATACCATCGGAGCCCACCATCCTGGGAGCATCACCCAAAACCCTTCCTCTGGCTTCTTGGGTTTGCATCCGACCTTCGAATACCCCTCCATCCCGCAATTTCCAAATGAGTACAGTCACCCCAACACTGAGGTCCCTTCTCTGATGGGCAGCCCCTCCCCAGACCCTCATTCCCCCTCTCCACAATCTTCCTCTTCCAAGATGTGACCTCCCCCTCTCtgtgttcctttctctccatcaGTATCTCCTGGCTATGGTCATAGCGTATTTCAGCCGGGCCGGCTTCCCCTCCTGGCTATACCAACGCattcatttcttcctggctctgtgAGTGGTTTGCTGCCTCCTATCCGTCAATATCCAATGCCCTGGGACTGCGGGGGAAGTGGGATTCCagcctttcatttattctttcacctaTTTGTCCTCTTTACTCTGTGTACAAAAAAGAGAGGATTATACTATCATAGACTGTTGTTTCTAAACAgaaactcaggctgggcacagtggcatatgcctgtaatcccagcgctttgggaggccgaggcaggcggatcacctgaggtcagcagttcgagaccagcctggccaacatggccaaaccccgtctctactaaaaatagaaaaattagctgggcatggtggagtgcatctgtaatcccagctactcgggaggctgaggcaagagaaccctttgaacccaggaggtggaggttgcagtaagctaaggtcgagccaccgcactccagcctgggtgacagagtgagactttttctcaaaaaaaaaaaaaaaagccaaaaaaacaaactccAATGCCAGTgtacaaataaaagaataaaacaaaaggaaccaTAAACCGCTCctaaggggaaaagaaaaggagtggAGGAGCGGACATGCCACTTCCTCCAGCAAGCAGACGTTTctggttcttctctctctctccttcccacatcAACCACAAACGCCATCGACCTCCTCTGGGTTCCCATGACAGAGGCCACAGTTCAGGTCCCCCTCGCATCACTCGAATCCACTGTCAAATGCTCCCCGCTGGGGTCTCCTGGAGTCTCTCCCCAAGCCAGGGGGCTTCCTAGTGCAGCCTGAACATCTTTCCAAAGCACGACAACCTCACTGCCCACCTGAACAACTTCCTTAGCTGATGCCTTTCTCTATCGAGGCCAGGGTCCACAGTGTCAATTCTACCCTCTCTACAATCTCTACAAGCACACTGGCTCGCCATCTTGGTATTTCCTGGCTCGGCTTCACTGCTCCTTCCAAATGCCCTCCACTTGACTTTGCATTTGTGTTTTCTGTCTGGGTGTCCCGCACACATGTGgctctgaagggaaggacccattcCTTGAAGTCAGTTCACCCCACAGCCTCTGTGATGCCTTCCCTCATCTTCCAACTTCTGCATGCCCGTAGCTCTCTAGTTACATCCTGGACACTGGGATTAGGTCATCTGCCTTGATTACTCCCAGTCCCATTAGACTAGATGCCTGTAGAAGGCAGGGTCCTGGCAAAATATCAAtgtattcaatttcttttatttttttgagacagatttgccctgtcccccaagctggagtgcagtggtgagatcatagctcaccgcagcctccatatcctgggctcaagcgatcctcccacctcagcttctttatTAGCTCCGACTACAgggctgtgccaccacacctggacagtttgtttgtttgtctgtttattgagacagagtcttgctctgcctctcaggctggaatggagtggcccaatctcaactcactgcaacctccgcctcctgggttcacacaattcttatgcttcagcctcctgagtagctaggcctaacgggtgtgccaccgcaccaggctgatttttgtatttttagtagagatggggtttctccgtgttgaccaggctggtctccaactcctggtctcaagcgatccacctgcttcagccttctaaagtgctgggattacaggtatgagccaccgcgtctggcatatttcttctatttttaatagagacgagggtcttactatgttgcccaggcccgtctcaaactcctggcctcaagtgatcctcctgctttggcctcccaatgtgctgggattccaggcgtaagccaccactctCGGCCACCAGTTGGGTTTTTGTCTCCATCCTGAAGGAGTGGGAGACGCCCTTGATCGGTCTCTGTCCAGCAGAGCCCTCCTGAGGAAGGCATGGCTCTCTGCAGGGTGGGTGCCAGTCCTGAGCTAGGGACGGTCCCTTACCTTCCTCTCTGGGAAGCTGACCTCAGCCGGAGGCCTCTCCTGGTGGTGCCCCTGAGCAGCAACCTGATTTCTGTCCTCAGCTACCTGGCCAATGACATGGAGGAGGACGACGAGGACTCCAAAGAAAACATCTTCCACTTCCTGTATGGGAAGACCCGCTCTCGCATACCCTTGCTCCGTAAGCGTCGGTTCCAGTTAGGCCGTTCCATGAACCCGAGGGCCAGGAAGAACCGCTCTCGCATACCCTTGCTCCGTAAGCGTCGGTTCCAGTTACGCCGTTGCATGAACCCGAGGGCCAGGAAGAACCGCTCTCAGATAGTCCTGTTCCAGAAACGTCGGTTCCACTTCTTCTGTTCCATGAGCGGCAGGGCTTGGGTTTCCCCGGAGGAGTTGGAGGAGGTGAGTggggcctggggaggtggaggaggtggggaggaattGGGTGGGCTGGAGGCTGGATGAGGGGATTGAGGGGTAACCTGGCGAGTCCCCGTCTTCTCAAAGGGCGTTTGTTTTTCCAGATCCAGGCTTATGACCCAGAGCACTGGGTGTGGGCGCGAGATCGCGCTCGCCTTTCCTAGAGCTCCAGGGACCGTGGAGGCCTGAGGTCATCGGCCTGAGAGAAGGTACATCTGCATCCTCCAGGGTAAAGGCAGAATATTGGGGTCTATTTCGGACATCCGAAGAACCCAATTGCTTGATCCggcttcaagcctgggcaacgtggcgagatcccctctccacaaaaatacaaaaattagccaggcgatgtGGGACGCATCTctactcccaactactcaggaggctgaggcgggaggatcgctggagcctggaAGGTCGGGGCCGCACGGAGccctgatcctgccactgcactccagtctgggcgacagagtgagaccctgcctcaaaaataatcataaatactGAGTTTGGGGAGGTTCATTATGATTGACGCACTTGAGTTACCGATTTGGGTCGAGGGTTCAGTGAAGCTTTGGTTTACATCTTGTGCAGCTAACCACACTGAGCACAGAGCATGAGACTTCATCATGAGGAGGTAGGATTAAGGATTAGGCTTCTGGACTCGTGGTTCATGATGTTGTCACATTACAAACACATCTAGCATGGTTACAAGTCTGGATCTTAAGTGACACAAAAGGCCCCAGCTGTGATGAAGTCCAAAGCCACATTCTCTGAGGGTGCCCTACTCCCTGGGCAGACCCACCCAAAGTCCTTGCTATGAAGCAGATCACTGGGGCTGACCTTGGGTGTATTAAGTGAGTTTTGGAGTCGTGGTCACCAAAGTGTGAGTTTCACAGTTGAACACGATGGTTCAGAAGCAGGGTATAGAATGAAAGGCAGCAGATAAAATTGCATTTCTCAATTGCTCTGAACTCTAGACTTGACATGAGACGTGAATAACCTTCCTGTCTAGAGAGCTGCCTCCTTGAAGTGTGACATTGTCTCTCTCACTTCCAGAACACCGGACCCAGGGGAGATGTGGATTTTCAGCAGGAACTTTATTCCAATGCTAATGGCAGAcaccaggaaggaggagaggaaccaTTTGTGCACATCATCTAGAAGAACCTGGACCATTCTTGATGGAGCTCAATACAGTCATCACGTTGTCCTCCtaggagcaggggtggggggaggggggtggggtccTTCTAGGAGTCCTTGGAGAAAAGTAAGAAACCAGGAGTGTTTCCAGTTCCACCCTTTCCTGCGGCACCACCACCCTTTTTATATTGCTGAATTCCAACCTCCCTGGGGCGGAACCTGGAGGTCCTATTTCTTACGGACTTGGTTGCCACAGTCCAGGAGCATTTGAAGGCACAATGCAGGGGCTCAGATTGGCACAgaattcttttgtgaaatatcAGTGCCACAGATTGTAACAGATAGCTTCATGCACACTCTgcattttattggtttgtttgggAAATGTTGGCCATTGAATTATTCATAGATTTATTTCAAATAGTTTGGAAATTGTTGTACTTTTGAAAACATGCTGTTCCTGTAGTTTTTTGATGAGAGTTATagttgttatatatacataaagataattttcttttcatttttaagagacaattctttttatcctaaatattttattatctttaaatttgtttctgtatTATTATATGTGATCCTGAAGTGAGCACTCTTTTTATCTGTGATACTTCCATAATAATCTCTTCTATTTATAGCTATTGGTAGCTCCccaccagaaaaaaacataattctggtgatagaaatttttatttgctgtttaggTTTGTGACTGAATTGTGAGAATTCAGTTGTGATTTTTAACATGTCTCAGATATATATACTAACACGTCTAATATATACTAtctattttattggtttattttgaaaaacatggatatagaattatttaaatattattttatttattgaaatatttattaaatatatttatttatttaaatattattactttcaatattattttaaatattttggaaatactggTATTTTTGAATAGATGCTGTTTCTATAACGCTGTGTGATGGGTGTTATAACtgttgtatacatatacatataattttgttttcctttttaagagagGATTCTTTCCATCCTAAATcttttacctttcaatctttGTATCTATTATTACACGTGCTGCTGAAGGGAGCATGGTTTTTATCTATGATACttagttaacatatatattacatttatagctATGTAGTAGTTCCCCTAaattcttgtaaaaataaatttttatttgatatttcatatatgtttgaaatgtgagaattcaGATGTAATTTTTTACCTTGTTTTGGCATGTTTGTATGTTACTTTAAAGAGGATGTGTGTTCTAAAGGAGGACACGAGCTGTGTGTTTTCAAGAGAACAATAGAGTGCGTCTCTTGgggaaacataataaaaatgaacttttctCACCTTCACAGCAATTGTGATCATATTGGTCTGGATTGATTATTTGCTGCCCAGTGATATTTTTCCTTAATGGGGTTGtggttatttgaacatatttattgGCTCTGGAAGATAATCCTGTGCtgttttttatgtagaaaaaaacataaggctgggtgcagtgctcacacctacaatccctgCAGTTTTGCAGGTcatggcgggaggatcacctgaagccaggagtttgaggccagcctcagcaacatagcatctacatctatttttaatttttattttttaaagaaaaacaattgaaGAGAAGGCTGATCCCAAGctacagggttttttgtttgtttgtttgtttgttttggagacagagtcttgctctgtctcccaggctggagtgcagtggcacaacctcggctccctgcaactttcacctctgggttcaaacaaattctcctgcctcagcctcccaagtagctgggactacacgcacccGTCTGTACGTCCAACTAACTTTTGTAAaaatagtagagacaaggtttcaccatgttggccaggctggtctcgaactcctgacttcaagtgatccacccacctcggcctcccaaagtgctgggattacaggcatgagctactgcgcccagatGCCAAGCTAGAGTTTTAAGgcaggaaatgagagaaagatatTGAGAGAGGAAAACCAGGTGGTAAGAAAACTCTAaaggtggccgggcatggtggctcacgcccatgatcccagcaggagtttgagaccagcctggccaacatggagaaaccctgtctctactaaaaatacaaaaattaggcaggcgtggtggtgcacgcctataatcccagctatttgggaggctgaggcaggagaatcactagcaGAGATTGTGTCTCCTcaccccctctcaaaaaaaaaaaaaaaagaaagttcctgcAGCAGTTAAAGCTGTGAAAGACAGGCACTCTGCCATgcaattctttgtgatttttctcttttctttttggagttggggtcttgcgctgtcacccagactgaggtgcagtggtgtggtcatagctcactgcggcctcagactcaagctcaagcgatcctgttACCTTGCctttcaaattgctgggattataagcatgagccactgcatctggcctgtgtgacacaattctgttttttatctttttttttgggggggagggggatggagtctcgctctgtcacccaggctggagtgcggtggcgtgatcttggctcaatgcaagctccgcctcctgggttcacgccattctcctgcctcagcctcccgagtagctgggactacaggcgcccgccaccatgcctggctaattttttgtatttttagtagagatggggtttcactgtgttagccaggatggtctcgatctcctgacctcgtgatctgcccgccttggcctcccaaagtgctaggattacaggcgtgagccaccgcgcccagcctatgtgATGCAATTCTGATGTCAACTCCCTGATGTTACCTCAAATGCCACAGGTTAAGGCCACCAGCCCCCACTAGGCTGCCCTCGCTTTAGACACACCTGCAGGCTTGGGTGTCCTCAGACCACATGTACTTCTCACCAACTGGCTGCAAATTTGGAGGTTCCCACCATGCCCTCAAGTTCGATAACTCACTAAAACAATTCACAGAATGCAGAAAAGCATgatactttctttctcttttttttttttttttttttttttgagacggagtcttgctctgtcgcccaggctggagtacagtggccaccatgcttggctaatttttgtatttgtattagagacggggtttcgccatgttggccaggctggtcttgaactcctgacctcaggtgatccacccgccttggcatcccaaaatgctgggattataggcatagccaccatgcccggtcgaCTTCTAGAGTTTCAATAACAGAGATGTGATTCAAGAAGGGAGACATGTTTTGTAGATGGCAGGAGCTTCATGAAAAGAAGCCAATGAAGGGCAGGACGTGTAGCTGTCTACCTACAGGAAACCAGCCAGGAGCCTCCCCACAGGGACTTCAGCACAGATGGCCGGGAAAATCTGCATTAACCTGACCTCTGGACCTAAGAGAGGACAAGGCCTTGACCATTTCTACAGACTCACAAGATGCAATCTCTGTGGTCCATGCCCATGGTGTGATCTGGGAAACGGGGGACCTTCTAAATGCCAACAACAAGGAAATCAAATGTGCCATAAACAGAAATACCGGCATTGATGTGGGCCATGGAGAGGCCTAAACAGATGACTGCAGTTCACTGCTAAGGTCATCAAAGGGGTGactctgaaataataaatttcaggtGCCACGGCCCAAATAGCTGCATGAGGTGGGGAAGTCCTCCACATGCCTCTGCTTCCTTCAGTACCTGTTCATGAAATAAGCCAAGGTACTTCCCTGgggaatttcctttctctttctttctttcgagatggagtcttgctctgtcgcccaggctagagtgcagtggtgcaatcttggctcaatgtaacctctccctcctgggttttagcaattctcctgcatcagacttctgagtagctgagattacaggtgcatgccaccatgcccagctaatatttgtatttttagtagagacagggtttcaccatctaggccaggctggtcttgaactcctgaccttgtgatccacccgtcttggcctcccaaagtgctgggattacaggtgtgagccatcacgcccggacttttgttttattttttgagacgacgtttcactcttgttgcccacactggagtgcaatggcacgatctcagctcactgccacctcctcctcccaggttcaagcgattatcctgcctcagcctctcgagtagctgggattacaggcacccaacaccaaacccagctaacttattgtatttttagtagagatgggatgtcaccatgttggccaggatggtcttgaacccctgacctctaaTGATCCACCTGAATTggtttcccaaaatgttgggattacaggcacaagccactgcgcccagcccctcccATACCTCTTTTGGTCAAGGCAGCACAATTCAGAAGAATCTTGCCAGGGAAGACTGGTAAATGGACGTCGATGTGATGCCTATGGCTCCTGGTGGATTTAGATACCTCCTGGTGCTTATTGATATCTTTACCAGTTGCACGGGGGCTTTTCCATGCCAGACTGAAAACGCAGGAGATCAATGATCAACCTTCAACTATTTACTAGCAGAACACTGAGGGGACTGTGCGGTCACCAATACCTCCTATTACACTTGGATAAACACCTCCCAGGAAATACAGATGAATAGAAAGGACATAGTCAAACAAGCAGAATGGCTGCATTCCTTCAACCAGAAGGGccattaatctgttttcacactgctataaagaacgatgagaaactgggtaatttatgaagaaaagaggtttaattgactcacagttctgcaggctgtacaggaagcatggctggggaggcctcaggaaactg encodes the following:
- the LOC100612319 gene encoding speedy protein E5-like, which encodes MDRTETRFRKRGQITAKIMTSHQPHPQNEQSPQQSTSGYPLQEVVDDEALGPSAPGVDPSPPCRSLGWKRKREWSDESAEEPEKELAPEPEETGVVETMCGLTMKLKQQRVSPILPEHHKDFNSQLAPGVDPSPPHRSFCWKRKMEWWDESEESEEELRKVLAPEPEEIWVAEMLCGLKMKLKRRRVSLVLPEHHEAFNRLLEDPVIKRFLAWDKDLRVSDKYLLAMVIAYFSRAGFPSWLYQRIHFFLALYLANDMEEDDEDSKENIFHFLYGKTRSRIPLLRKRRFQLGRSMNPRARKNRSRIPLLRKRRFQLRRCMNPRARKNRSQIVLFQKRRFHFFCSMSGRAWVSPEELEEIQAYDPEHWVWARDRARLS